A single Nostoc sp. PCC 7107 DNA region contains:
- a CDS encoding VOC family protein: MSLPIFHLAFPVSDIQQTKAYYVDGLGCIPGRENPHALILNLYGHQLVAHTTKEPLTKQRTIYPRHFGLIFTQESDWESLLSKAQTHQLLFREEAKDRFVGSPLEHRTFFLEDPFYNLLEFKYYRYPEAIFGSYEYTQIGDRG, from the coding sequence ATGAGTCTACCCATATTTCATTTAGCTTTTCCGGTGAGTGATATCCAACAGACAAAAGCTTACTATGTCGATGGTTTGGGTTGTATTCCTGGCCGGGAAAATCCTCACGCGCTGATTCTCAATCTTTACGGGCATCAGTTGGTAGCACATACTACCAAAGAACCCTTGACTAAACAGCGTACTATTTACCCAAGGCACTTTGGGTTAATTTTTACTCAGGAAAGTGACTGGGAAAGCTTGTTAAGTAAAGCACAAACGCACCAACTGTTATTTCGGGAAGAAGCTAAAGACCGCTTTGTGGGTTCTCCTTTAGAACATCGGACTTTCTTTTTGGAAGATCCCTTTTATAATTTGCTGGAGTTTAAGTATTACCGCTACCCAGAGGCGATATTTGGTAGTTATGAGTATACCCAAATTGGCGATCGCGGTTAA
- a CDS encoding triacylglycerol lipase, translating into MNTINQQYNPVLLIHGISDTEAVFRKMRNYLQDKGWSVYALNLVPNNGDVGLDILAQQVADYIAATFAPEQTLDIVGFSMGGIVSRYYVQRLGGIERVQRLITISSPHHGTYVAYGSWRPGCEQMRTHSNFLKDLNSDAVMLKQLNFTSIWTPYDLMIVPAKSSQMPIGTEVIIPAASHPWMLTDSRSLAAVATALAEPIQNINRDRQFGYTHNYQISPLGSGNT; encoded by the coding sequence ATGAATACCATTAATCAGCAATATAATCCCGTCTTATTAATCCACGGCATTAGCGATACGGAAGCAGTCTTCCGCAAGATGCGAAATTATTTACAAGATAAGGGTTGGTCTGTGTATGCTCTCAATCTAGTACCGAATAATGGTGATGTTGGCTTAGATATATTAGCACAGCAAGTAGCTGATTATATTGCCGCGACCTTTGCACCAGAACAAACACTAGATATAGTCGGTTTTAGTATGGGCGGAATTGTTAGTCGTTATTATGTCCAAAGACTGGGCGGAATTGAGCGCGTGCAAAGGTTGATCACCATCTCATCGCCTCATCATGGAACTTATGTTGCTTATGGTTCTTGGCGGCCAGGTTGTGAACAAATGCGTACTCACAGTAACTTCCTCAAAGATTTAAACTCTGACGCTGTGATGTTAAAGCAATTGAACTTTACCTCGATTTGGACACCTTACGATTTGATGATTGTCCCAGCAAAAAGTTCGCAAATGCCCATAGGTACAGAAGTAATTATCCCCGCAGCATCGCACCCTTGGATGTTAACTGATTCCAGGAGTTTAGCCGCAGTCGCCACAGCCTTAGCCGAACCCATACAGAATATTAACCGCGATCGCCAATTTGGGTATACTCATAACTACCAAATATCGCCTCTGGGTAGCGGTAATACTTAA
- a CDS encoding tetratricopeptide repeat protein yields the protein MIERVAIAFDRKDYHTAAKLLQQLLKESPDNPWVQFYVARLYEVSNKRQNAEKIYRQLLQSTTNSKIVTQTRQGLQRLQEFEQEERQRAIAKATAEPSSSEPGVLVLEPLNNEQKSTVIAKFAQIMQLDPYTARLVIPSRSWKVYRSGQVGALKFYGEQLKAAGIPCFWTTIAAVQQIQVYQVEYFAESTLQATVACRNQTNQLGSLTFNWSEVQARVIGLLPIFEEVVDIDARHKLERKIQTQDYAQFYDLHIPGRRCILRLSDQSYDFQQGVEIAAQPSQNTIRINWNQVLNWLEQHLPQVKLWSDFTPFAETILDQTEILSNITPNINLFRREPTNWDAAFQLYSGLVFQKCSAIAHNEN from the coding sequence ATGATTGAGCGTGTTGCGATCGCTTTTGACCGTAAAGATTATCACACAGCTGCGAAATTACTCCAACAACTGTTAAAGGAATCACCGGATAATCCTTGGGTGCAATTTTATGTTGCTAGGCTTTATGAGGTATCTAATAAGCGACAGAATGCAGAAAAGATTTATCGCCAGTTGTTGCAGAGTACCACCAACTCCAAAATAGTTACCCAAACACGTCAAGGTTTACAACGTCTCCAAGAATTTGAACAAGAAGAAAGACAACGCGCCATTGCTAAAGCCACAGCCGAACCTAGCAGTAGTGAGCCAGGAGTACTCGTTTTAGAACCACTAAATAATGAGCAAAAGTCTACAGTTATCGCTAAATTTGCTCAAATTATGCAGTTAGACCCTTATACAGCTAGGCTAGTTATACCCAGTCGGAGTTGGAAAGTCTATCGCTCTGGGCAAGTGGGAGCGTTGAAATTCTATGGTGAACAGCTAAAAGCCGCAGGAATTCCTTGTTTTTGGACAACAATCGCCGCAGTTCAACAAATACAAGTTTATCAAGTTGAATATTTTGCGGAATCTACTTTACAAGCTACTGTGGCTTGTCGTAATCAAACCAATCAACTTGGTTCTTTAACTTTTAATTGGTCAGAAGTACAAGCAAGAGTAATTGGACTATTACCGATTTTTGAGGAAGTTGTCGATATTGATGCGCGTCACAAGCTAGAACGGAAAATTCAAACTCAAGACTATGCCCAGTTTTATGACTTACATATTCCTGGGCGACGCTGCATTCTGCGGCTGTCTGATCAGAGTTATGATTTCCAACAAGGTGTAGAAATTGCTGCTCAACCAAGTCAAAATACTATCAGAATTAACTGGAATCAAGTACTCAACTGGTTAGAGCAGCATCTGCCACAAGTGAAGCTTTGGTCAGATTTCACACCTTTTGCGGAGACGATTTTAGATCAAACAGAAATCTTAAGCAATATCACACCCAATATCAACTTGTTTCGCCGAGAACCAACAAATTGGGATGCTGCTTTTCAGTTGTACAGCGGATTGGTATTTCAAAAATGCTCGGCGATCGCACACAATGAAAATTGA
- a CDS encoding 16S rRNA (uracil(1498)-N(3))-methyltransferase — translation MAQLQRIAIAPSQFQQDQILLTPQQLHYLGRVLRLREGDRFIAMDGMGKWWLAQLTGEQAQVLESLSVETELPVSITLIVALPKGNGFDEVVRCCTEIGVTCIAPVMSDRTLLHPSPQKLERWRRIAAEAAEQSERAFVPTILEPVAFSEALSKVNGHKYICEARGNYPHLLNCLPNKETRINDQELIIATGPEGGWTEPEIENAIASGFQPVSLGRRVLRAVTAPIVALSIVTAAYEV, via the coding sequence ATGGCTCAACTACAACGAATTGCGATCGCTCCTTCTCAATTCCAACAAGACCAAATTTTACTCACACCCCAACAACTACATTATCTAGGACGGGTCTTGCGTTTGCGTGAGGGCGATCGCTTTATTGCAATGGATGGTATGGGTAAATGGTGGTTGGCGCAGCTAACAGGGGAACAAGCCCAGGTTTTAGAATCACTTTCCGTAGAGACAGAATTGCCTGTGTCAATTACCTTGATAGTAGCTTTGCCCAAAGGTAATGGATTTGATGAAGTTGTCCGCTGCTGTACGGAAATTGGTGTAACTTGTATTGCTCCAGTGATGAGCGATCGCACACTTCTTCATCCCAGTCCCCAAAAACTCGAACGTTGGCGACGCATCGCCGCTGAAGCCGCTGAACAATCGGAACGAGCGTTTGTCCCGACGATTTTAGAACCAGTGGCTTTTAGTGAGGCTTTGTCAAAAGTTAATGGTCATAAATATATCTGTGAGGCGCGTGGTAATTATCCTCACTTACTCAATTGCTTACCAAATAAAGAAACCAGAATAAATGACCAAGAACTAATTATTGCTACAGGCCCCGAAGGCGGATGGACAGAACCAGAAATTGAAAATGCGATCGCCTCTGGCTTTCAACCTGTATCCCTCGGTCGTCGTGTTCTCCGCGCTGTTACTGCACCTATTGTAGCTTTATCCATAGTTACCGCAGCGTATGAAGTATAA
- a CDS encoding cytochrome P450 has protein sequence MPKDVFELSAPPVNSIVGHLQQLGQDPLGFLSRCRDYGDIVPLQLGLTSACLVTNPEYIEEVLKNRTDFIKSRGLRSLKTLLGEGLLTAEGESWFWQRRLAQPVFHQKRINVYSQIMVDYTNQMLQTWGDGETHDIHADMMGLTLEIVMKCIFSAEVDAGEAKVVAHALDVAMNWFESKRKQNFLVWEWFPRPENINYRQAIAQMDEAIYKLIQARRNSKEKTNDLLTMLMEAKDEQTGQQMDDKLLRDEVATLMLAGHETTANTLSWTWMLLSQNPQVREKLQSELDQVLQGKSPTLEDLGKLVYTQQVIKESMRLYPPVSLMGREAAVDTQIGDYEIPQGTSIMISQWVMHRHPKYFENSEVFQPERWTEELEKQLPKGVYIPFGDGPRICIGKGFAQMEAALLLATIAQNFQIDLVPGYPIVPQPSITLRPENGLKVEIKKIKLNAAEDGKKPVSGANIV, from the coding sequence ATGCCTAAAGATGTATTTGAGTTATCAGCACCGCCAGTTAATTCTATTGTTGGTCATCTCCAGCAACTGGGGCAAGATCCGTTAGGGTTTCTCAGCCGTTGTCGTGATTATGGTGATATTGTTCCCTTGCAGTTAGGGTTAACATCTGCTTGTTTAGTTACTAACCCTGAATATATAGAAGAAGTTCTCAAAAATCGCACCGATTTTATTAAAAGCCGCGGCTTACGTAGTTTAAAAACTCTCTTAGGAGAAGGCTTATTAACAGCAGAAGGCGAATCTTGGTTTTGGCAGCGTCGCCTTGCACAACCAGTATTTCACCAAAAGCGGATTAATGTATATAGCCAAATCATGGTGGATTACACCAACCAAATGTTGCAAACTTGGGGTGATGGTGAAACCCATGATATTCATGCAGATATGATGGGTTTGACGTTAGAAATTGTGATGAAGTGCATATTTAGTGCTGAGGTGGATGCTGGAGAAGCAAAGGTGGTTGCTCATGCACTGGATGTAGCAATGAACTGGTTTGAGAGTAAGCGGAAGCAGAATTTTCTGGTGTGGGAGTGGTTTCCTCGACCAGAAAATATCAATTATCGTCAGGCGATTGCCCAAATGGATGAAGCTATCTACAAACTAATCCAAGCACGTCGCAATAGTAAAGAAAAAACTAATGATTTGTTGACAATGTTAATGGAAGCGAAGGACGAACAAACCGGTCAGCAAATGGATGATAAATTGCTGCGGGATGAAGTCGCTACCTTAATGTTGGCAGGACATGAAACTACCGCCAATACTTTATCTTGGACGTGGATGCTTTTATCACAAAATCCCCAAGTGCGGGAAAAATTACAATCAGAACTTGATCAAGTCCTGCAAGGAAAGTCACCAACTCTCGAAGATCTAGGAAAGCTGGTTTATACACAGCAAGTAATCAAAGAATCAATGCGCTTATATCCTCCTGTCTCTCTGATGGGACGGGAAGCCGCAGTAGATACGCAGATTGGTGATTACGAAATTCCCCAAGGTACATCAATCATGATTAGCCAATGGGTAATGCACCGTCATCCCAAATATTTTGAGAACTCCGAAGTTTTTCAACCAGAACGCTGGACAGAAGAGTTAGAAAAACAACTCCCCAAAGGAGTGTATATTCCTTTTGGTGATGGGCCAAGAATTTGTATTGGTAAAGGTTTCGCTCAGATGGAAGCGGCTTTGTTATTAGCGACTATTGCTCAAAATTTCCAAATAGATTTAGTGCCAGGATACCCAATTGTTCCCCAGCCTTCAATTACGTTACGTCCAGAAAATGGACTGAAGGTGGAAATCAAAAAAATTAAGTTGAACGCTGCTGAAGATGGGAAAAAACCAGTGTCTGGTGCAAACATTGTTTAG
- a CDS encoding DevA family ABC transporter ATP-binding protein, with product MVNEPVISIQNLNHYFGKGQLQKQVLFDVTLEINTGEIVIMTGPSGSGKTTLLTLIGGLRSAQVGGSLQVLKQELCGANAAELTLARRHNGYIFQAHNLHNSLTAIQNVRMALELHNNLSVKQMLERSAQMLDLVGLGHRLNYYPDDLSGGQKQRVAIARALVNNPQIVLADEPTAALDSKSGRDVVNLMQTLAKEQGCTILLVTHDNRILDIADRIVYMEDGKLTNNSVVSLAS from the coding sequence ATGGTTAACGAACCTGTAATTTCTATTCAGAATCTCAACCATTATTTTGGTAAAGGTCAATTACAAAAACAAGTTTTGTTTGATGTTACCTTAGAAATAAATACTGGTGAAATTGTGATTATGACAGGGCCTTCGGGTTCTGGTAAAACTACCTTACTCACCTTAATTGGGGGATTGCGATCGGCTCAAGTTGGGGGGAGTTTGCAAGTTTTAAAACAAGAACTTTGTGGTGCTAATGCCGCAGAATTGACCTTAGCACGCAGACACAATGGCTATATATTTCAAGCACATAATTTGCACAATAGTTTAACCGCTATCCAAAACGTCAGAATGGCGTTGGAACTACATAATAATTTGTCAGTCAAACAGATGCTAGAACGTTCGGCACAAATGCTGGACTTAGTTGGCTTGGGTCATCGCCTAAATTATTATCCTGATGATTTATCTGGGGGACAAAAACAACGGGTGGCGATCGCGCGAGCTTTAGTCAACAATCCGCAAATCGTTCTAGCTGACGAACCCACGGCGGCTTTAGATAGTAAATCTGGACGAGATGTTGTCAATTTGATGCAGACATTAGCTAAAGAACAAGGCTGTACTATCTTACTTGTAACTCATGATAATCGAATTCTGGATATTGCCGATCGCATTGTCTATATGGAAGATGGCAAATTAACTAATAACTCTGTTGTCAGTTTGGCTTCATAA